The proteins below are encoded in one region of Pomacea canaliculata isolate SZHN2017 linkage group LG7, ASM307304v1, whole genome shotgun sequence:
- the LOC112569068 gene encoding LOW QUALITY PROTEIN: ABC transporter G family member 20-like (The sequence of the model RefSeq protein was modified relative to this genomic sequence to represent the inferred CDS: inserted 2 bases in 2 codons; deleted 4 bases in 3 codons) → MSQDLVTDRLKEQLTMTKELRLKASNAVWGRRLCKSYGKGKNKLKVLTGLNINVPFGAIYGLXGPSGCGKTTLLRCIVGLMKVDSGSLLAMGDVPSAPGHSIPGPMVGYMPQEISLYNELTIQEMLYFFGSVHGMTKSDIKHRTAFLLDFLKLPRHPTPIQQLSGGQKRRTSLAVALLHKPGLLILDEPTVGVDPLLREKIWEHLLEIAQSSEQTTIIVTTHYIEEARQADRVGLMRGGRLLDEDRPSKLMEQYSMTSLESIFLHLCHHDVIGNAQDEEFMSLSQSENDHLDSATSDEYQVNYDNRPLITTEVANSQSSNGSSSVYGTVSISGLPSVKPQRQHWCTLPSLPRFRCILALFIKNMIILKRSIGLLLFEFFVPSSQIILFCLCIGRMPQNVKLAVVNLDKGSMGALYLQHLGNSTLIQVPFDNLDAGKKSVENGDTWGALYISPHFSEDMFLRLIMGINVTTEVVEGSTVYLYLDLTDSEISSFIQISTLESFQDFSKTQLDQFGFNAHYSDSPVQIGDPIYGKKGSTLTQFMAPGILLSISFFMAIGLTALAFVLEKKEGLYERNLVSGVNPAEVMIAHVLTQFLVLVVQVSLLLLFTFTVFDITVHGSMGWVMSLILLQGLCGMCLGITISSLCDSETSAIQVSLGHVYPLLLISGILWPIQAVPEAVAYISKSLPLTLXTEALRSIMSRGQFRGNTCNMLHLYKGSKHTHYYNSTMAKYFDTTNTQLLDLQLLGFFFVINFFPFPDMLHQIT, encoded by the exons TGTGCAAAAGCTATGGAAAAGGCAAGAATAAGCTGAAGGTGTTGACTGGCCTCAACATCAATGTCCCCTTTGGCGCCAT TTATGGAC CTGGACCCAGTGGGTGCGGGAAAACCACATTGCTGCGCTGCATTGTTGGACTGATGAAGGTGGACAGCGGATCTCTACTAGCCATGGGAGATGTGCCCTCAGCACCAGGCCATAGCATTCCTGGACCAATGGTGGGCTACATGCCACAA gaaatttCATTGTACAATGAACTGACCATTCAGGAAATGTTATATTTCTTTGGTAGCGTTCATGGTATGACAAAATCTGATATAAAACATAGGACAGCTTTCCTTCTTGATTTCTTGAAACTGCCAAGACATCCTACACCTATACAGCAGTTGAG TGGTGGACAGAAACGGCGAACTTCACTTGCAGTAGCCCTGCTTCATAAACCTGGTCTTCTTATCCTAGATGAACCAACTGTTGGGGTGGATCCCTTACTAAGAGAAAA GATTTGGGAACACTTGCTGGAAATAGCACAGAGCAGCGAGCAGACCACCATCATTGTCACTACTCATTACATTGAAGAGGCCAGGCAGGCTGACAGG GTTGGTTTGATGAGGGGAGGTCGTCTGCTGGATGAAGACAGACCTTCAAAACTCATGGAGCAGTACAGTATGACA AGTCTGGAGAGTATTTTCCTCCACCTTTGCCATCATGATGTGATAGGAAATGCTCAAGATGAAGAGTTCATGTCTTTATCGCAATCAGAAAATGACCATCTGGACTCAGCAACA TCAGACGAGTATCAGGTCAACTATGACAACAGACCTTTGATAACTACTGAAGTAGCTAACAGTCAAAGCTCTAATGGTTCATCATCTGTGTATGGCACTGTATCAATAAGCG GCCTGCCAAGTGTGAAGCCCCAGAGACAACACTGGTGCACCCTACCATCATTGCCCAGGTTCCGCTGTATACTGGCATTGTTCATCAAAAACATGATTATCTTAAAACGCAGCATTGG GCTGCTGCTCTTTGAGTTTTTCGTCCCGTCCTCACAAATCATCCTTTTCTGCTTGTGCATTGGGCGTATGCCACAGAACGTCAAGCTGGCAGTGGTGAATCTTGAT AAGGGATCAATGGGAGCATTATACCTGCAACATCTTGGCAACTCCACCCTCATACAA GTACCATTTGATAATCTGGATGCAGGAAAGAAAAGTGTGGAGAATGGTGACACCTGGGGGGCATTATACATTAGTCCTCACTTCAGTGAAGATATGTTCCTCAG GTTAATTATGGGCATCAATGTGACCACAGAGGTAGTGGAAGGCAGCACTGTTTATTTGTACTTGGACCTTACAG ATTCAGAAATTTCCAGTTTCATCCAGATATCTACTTTGGAGTCCTTCCAAGATTTTTCAAAGACTCAGCTAGACCAGTTTGGTTTCAATGCACACTACAGTGATTCTCCTGTCCAG ATTGGTGATCCTATCTATGGAAAAAAAGGTAGCACTCTTACACAATTCATGGCTCCAGGTATTCTTCTGAG caTTAGCTTTTTCATGGCCATTGGTCTCACTGCTTTGGCCTTTGTGttggagaaaaaggaaggacTTTATGAGCGAAATCTTGTGAGTG GTGTCAACCCAGCAGAAGTGATGATAGCCCATGTGCTCACTCAGTtcctggtgctggtggtgcaaGTCTCACTGCTTCTTTTGTTCACTTTCACTGTTTTTGAT ATAACAGTACATGGAAGCATGGGATGGGTGATGTCACTGATCTTGCTGCAAGGCCTGTGTGGCATGTGCCTGG GCATTACGATCTCCAGCCTTTGTGATAGCGAAACCTCAGCTATTCAGGTGTCACTTGGA CATGTCTACCCTCTGCTTTTGATCAGTG GAATCCTGTGGCCCATTCAAGCA GTGCCAGAGGCTGTGGCTTACATCAGCAAAAGCCTCCCTCTTACCC CTACTGAGGCTTTGAGATCCATAATGAGTCGAGGTCAGTTCAGGGGAAATACTTGTAACATGCTACATCTATATAAAGGTTCAAAGcacacacattattataatTCCACAatggcaaaatattttgatacaaCCAATACACAATTATTAGACTTACAacttttagggttttttttcgtCATTAATTTCTTCCCTTTTCCAGACATGCTTCACCAGATTACTTAG